The Deltaproteobacteria bacterium genome segment ATTTTCCGGCACCATTGGGTCCGATAATGGCATGAATATCACCGGGACGTACGGAAAGCGTCACACTGTTGGTAGCCAGGAGTTTTCCGAATATTTTGACTAACTTTTTGGTTTCCAGAATCACGGTTGGGTCACCCTTGCGTTTGCTGGTTTCTATTTTGACGATTTTCCAGTTTTTCCTTGATAAATCCGAGAATCCCTCCTGGCAGGAGAAAGATGACGATCAAAATCAAGGTCCCCATGATAATAGGCCAGAAGTGGGTGAATCCCAGGAGATAGGCATGGATAAAGGTGATCAGGAAGGTCCCCAGGACGGGTCCGAAGAAAAGACCGGCCCCGCCGAGGATGGTGGCCATGACCGGTTCTCCGGATTTGACCCACATCAGAGTCGAAGGGGCCACCGACCGATAAAAGGGCGCCCACAAGGCACCGGCCAGGCCGGCAAAAGCCGCGGAGATGACAAAGGCGATCAACTGATAACGGGCAATGGGGATTCCCAGGAACTCGGTCCGTTCGGAATTTTCGCGCATGGCCTGCAGGGTGTATCCGAAAGGGGAATGGATGATCCGCCACAGGATAAAGGCAGAAAGGCAAAAAACGATCAGAATAAAATAATAATAGGCTATCGGGTCTTTAAAAAATTCCGGGGGAAAGACCCCTTGAATCCCGTCATCCCCGCCGGTAAAATCATGCCATTTATAGATGACCACAAAGATCAATTGCCCGAAGGCCAGGGTCAGGATGGAAAAATAGATCCCCCGGAGCCGGACGCAGAAAAGGCCGACCAGCAGGCCGATCAAGGCCGCGATCCCGATGCCGGCTATAAAACTCAACCAGAAATTGACCTGGAATTTGGTCAAGAGTATGGCCATTCCATAGCCCCCCAGGCCGTAAAAAGCGGCCTGGCCGAAAGGGAGCTGTCCCATATAGCCGAAGAGGAGATTAAAGCTCAGGGCAAAGAGACTCATAACCAGGGCCTCTCCCAGGATCAGCAGATAAAATTCGCTGATCACATGGGGTGCAACCAAGCCGGCTGCTATGAGAAGGATCAGCCACCAGCCCCGCTTAAACCAGTTCTTATTGTCTTCCATCTGTGTTGTTTCCATCCTAAGTCTTCATGTCCCGGTGACACCACGAATCATGAAAATAGTTTACTCCGAACTCTAAACCCCGAACTTGATTTTCCGGACCTTGAATCCTGAACCTTGAACCGTATTTTCGTACTAGCGTTCCGGTCTTCCGAAGATCCC includes the following:
- a CDS encoding branched-chain amino acid ABC transporter permease; this encodes METTQMEDNKNWFKRGWWLILLIAAGLVAPHVISEFYLLILGEALVMSLFALSFNLLFGYMGQLPFGQAAFYGLGGYGMAILLTKFQVNFWLSFIAGIGIAALIGLLVGLFCVRLRGIYFSILTLAFGQLIFVVIYKWHDFTGGDDGIQGVFPPEFFKDPIAYYYFILIVFCLSAFILWRIIHSPFGYTLQAMRENSERTEFLGIPIARYQLIAFVISAAFAGLAGALWAPFYRSVAPSTLMWVKSGEPVMATILGGAGLFFGPVLGTFLITFIHAYLLGFTHFWPIIMGTLILIVIFLLPGGILGFIKEKLENRQNRNQQTQG